A segment of the Gemmatimonadales bacterium genome:
GCACGACGCGGGCGCCGCGCGGGACGGGCACGGTGAGCAGGGTACCCTGCCCGCGCTCGACCGGCGCGTCCCGCCCGTCAACGGTGGCGTGCCAGTCCGGGTACCAGTTCTCGCTGATCACCACGAACGCGTCGTGCTCGGGCACGGGATCCAGATTGATGGTCATCAGCCCCGGCGCCCAGGCCGTGAAGGTGGCCCGGCTGGCCATGGCCGGCGGCATCGAGTCCAGATTCGGCGTCGCCACCGGGGCGTCGGGCGGCACGAGCACCAGGCGATCGATGTCGAACCGCGGGTTCATCAGCGCCGGCACGATCTGCGCGTCCTGCGCCTTGACGGCCGCCGGCACGACCCGGGCGTACCGCACGGAGTCCGTGCGCTCGTACAGGTCCGCGGTGACGCCGCCCGACGTGACCACGGCGCTCAGCACCTTGTGGTAGCGCCGCGCGAACGGGGCGTTCTCCCCGAGCTGCTGGTCCTCCGCCGGCCAGACGACGTACCGCACCGCCAGCAGGTCCCACAGCGCCAGGCTGCGCTGCAGGTTCCGCCACTCGTTCTGGCCACCCAGCAGCTGGTCGTAGGCGTTCAGCTCGAAGCCGTGGTGGCCGAGCACCTCCGGAATGTCGAACGCCATTAACGCGACGCCCTGCGCCCCGTAGATGCCGTAGAAGTCCAGCGTGCGGAACGGCAGTGGCGCCTGCTTGATGCGTTGGGTCACGGGGTCCGGCCGGAACAGGGCCGGCGGCGCGGCGGTGTACTGCCAGTACAAGCGGGCGTTGAGCCACAGGTCCGTGCCGATGACGCAAACCAGCAGCGCGCCGAACGCCAGGCTGGAGAGGCGTCCCCGGAGCCACGCGAGCGCCACCGCCGCGGCGAGGGCGAGGGCCACGGCGCTGCTGGCCGCCCCCCACCGGATGGCCGACTGCCCCGCCTCGGCCGCCTGCACCATCGGCAGGCCCGTGGCCGGCTCGTGCGCGCGAGCGTACGACAAGGCCATCTCGCCGAAGGCGCCGGCCAGGGCCAGCAGCAGCGCGACCCCGGCGGCGATGAGCCAGATCCGGACGTGCTTCGCGCCCTCCTTCTGCTCCAGCCGCGCGGCGCCCAGGCCCGCCAGCAGGGCCACCACCAGCGCGACCACGTAGAACGCCATGCCGGGGGCGCGGGTCGCCTTCACGTACGGCATGACCGCCCACCACACGCTGTAGAACGGCGTCCCCGCGCCGAGGCTGATCAGCAGGAACAGCAGGCCGATGCCGCCGAGCCACAGGACGAGGCGGCGCCGCGCCGACGCCGCCCCGAGGACCGCGAGCGCGACGACCGGCAGGCCCAGGTACTCCGAGTGCAGCTTGAGGCCGTTGGGGCCCCAGTACGTGGACTGGAGTCCGGTGAAGAGCTTGAGGAAGAACTCCGGGACGTGGACCCACGGCACGGCGTAGCTCGTCGCGCCCTCGAAGCCGTGGAAGCCCTGCGCGCGCGGCGAGAACGGCAGGTACCGGACGAACGGCAGCACCTGGATGGCCGAGAGCGCGAAGCCGAGCCCGACCGCGGCCAGCGCCAGCCCGAGGTCCCGCAGCCGGGCCGACCGGCTCCGCTCACCCGGCTCGCCGAAGGTGAGGTACAGCGCGAACAGGCCCGCCGCGATCAGCAGGTAGTACGTCATCTGGAAGTGCGGGCTCAGCAGGGCGAGGCCCACCGATACCGCCAGCAGCGCGTAGCCGCTCCACCGCCGCTCCCTGAGGGCCAGCACCAGCGCCAGCAAGGCCAGCGGGAGCAGCGCGGAGACGAACAGCTTGCCGTCGTGTCCGGGCAGCGGGTACGACGCGATCAGGCCGGAGAGCTGGTAGCCGATGCCGCCCACCACCGCTCCGATCCACGGCACGGACAGCCGCCGGAGCAGCAGGTAGGTGAACAGGCCCGCGGCCACGTAGTGGATCACGAAGCCCAGGTCCATCACCGTGGGCATCGAGAAGAGCAGGCGCAGCCAGGAGGTGGGATAGAAGATGTCGCCGTGCAGGGCGCCCACGAACGGCAGTCCGCCGAACAGCTCCGGGTTCCACAGCGGCACGTGCCCGGTGCGGCGCAGCTGCTCCGCACCCCAGGTGCGGAAGGCGTAGCCGGCCGCGTACTGGTCGCTCCAGCGGGCCACGGCGAGCCAGCCGCCCGCGAGCATCGGGAGCGAGAGGATCGCGACCCACAGGACGAAGAAGCCCGTGG
Coding sequences within it:
- a CDS encoding YfhO family protein, encoding MNADPETSAAGYAPSRPTLVATGFFVLWVAILSLPMLAGGWLAVARWSDQYAAGYAFRTWGAEQLRRTGHVPLWNPELFGGLPFVGALHGDIFYPTSWLRLLFSMPTVMDLGFVIHYVAAGLFTYLLLRRLSVPWIGAVVGGIGYQLSGLIASYPLPGHDGKLFVSALLPLALLALVLALRERRWSGYALLAVSVGLALLSPHFQMTYYLLIAAGLFALYLTFGEPGERSRSARLRDLGLALAAVGLGFALSAIQVLPFVRYLPFSPRAQGFHGFEGATSYAVPWVHVPEFFLKLFTGLQSTYWGPNGLKLHSEYLGLPVVALAVLGAASARRRLVLWLGGIGLLFLLISLGAGTPFYSVWWAVMPYVKATRAPGMAFYVVALVVALLAGLGAARLEQKEGAKHVRIWLIAAGVALLLALAGAFGEMALSYARAHEPATGLPMVQAAEAGQSAIRWGAASSAVALALAAAVALAWLRGRLSSLAFGALLVCVIGTDLWLNARLYWQYTAAPPALFRPDPVTQRIKQAPLPFRTLDFYGIYGAQGVALMAFDIPEVLGHHGFELNAYDQLLGGQNEWRNLQRSLALWDLLAVRYVVWPAEDQQLGENAPFARRYHKVLSAVVTSGGVTADLYERTDSVRYARVVPAAVKAQDAQIVPALMNPRFDIDRLVLVPPDAPVATPNLDSMPPAMASRATFTAWAPGLMTINLDPVPEHDAFVVISENWYPDWHATVDGRDAPVERGQGTLLTVPVPRGARVVQLRFASRSYQVGKVVSLASLVAVVVLLGLPLVLKRRGG